In one window of Comamonas testosteroni DNA:
- a CDS encoding DoxX family protein: MLNQLRNPLDLLGRVLIALLFLPAGIQKISGFAGTVGYAASVGMPMPQVAVAVGLVIEIVGGLAILLGWHTRYAALILGFFTLIASFFFHNFWGVPAEAAMMQQLLFWKNIAVVGGLLGYAAHGAGAWSMDGRKG; this comes from the coding sequence ATGTTGAATCAATTGCGAAATCCTCTGGACCTGCTGGGCCGTGTGCTGATTGCCCTGCTGTTCCTGCCTGCGGGCATTCAGAAAATCAGCGGCTTTGCGGGCACCGTGGGTTATGCAGCGTCGGTGGGCATGCCCATGCCCCAGGTTGCGGTGGCGGTGGGCCTGGTGATCGAGATCGTGGGCGGTCTGGCCATATTGCTGGGTTGGCACACGCGCTACGCGGCCTTGATCCTGGGATTTTTCACGCTGATTGCCAGCTTCTTCTTCCATAACTTCTGGGGCGTGCCCGCAGAAGCCGCCATGATGCAGCAGCTGCTGTTCTGGAAGAACATCGCTGTGGTCGGCGGTCTGCTTGGCTACGCCGCCCATGGGGCAGGTGCCTGGAGCATGGACGGCCGCAAAGGCTAA
- a CDS encoding flavodoxin family protein, whose product MSKIVVVYHSGYGHTQRMAQSVAQGAGAQLLAIDADGNLPEGGWEQLAAADAIVFGAPTYMAAPSWQFKKFADASSKAWFSQAWKDKLFAGFSNSASVQGDKQVTLDYFHHLAMQHGGVWVGLGLLPSNTKAAQRNDVNWMGSFSGAMAQSPSDSSAGEMAAGDLETARQFGERVASAAARWAR is encoded by the coding sequence ATGAGCAAGATCGTTGTGGTCTACCACTCCGGCTACGGCCATACCCAGCGCATGGCGCAATCCGTGGCCCAGGGCGCAGGCGCGCAGCTGCTGGCCATCGACGCCGATGGCAATTTGCCCGAAGGTGGCTGGGAGCAACTGGCTGCGGCCGATGCCATCGTCTTCGGCGCGCCGACCTATATGGCCGCTCCGAGCTGGCAGTTCAAGAAATTTGCCGACGCCTCGTCCAAGGCCTGGTTTTCCCAGGCCTGGAAGGACAAGCTGTTTGCCGGCTTCAGCAATAGCGCCAGCGTGCAGGGCGACAAGCAGGTCACGCTCGACTATTTCCACCACCTGGCCATGCAGCATGGCGGCGTGTGGGTGGGTCTGGGCCTGCTGCCTTCGAACACCAAGGCCGCGCAGCGCAACGATGTGAACTGGATGGGCAGCTTCAGCGGCGCCATGGCACAGTCACCCTCTGACTCATCGGCCGGCGAGATGGCCGCTGGCGATCTGGAAACCGCACGCCAGTTTGGCGAGCGCGTGGCCAGCGCTGCAGCGCGCTGGGCAAGATAA